In Dioscorea cayenensis subsp. rotundata cultivar TDr96_F1 chromosome 9, TDr96_F1_v2_PseudoChromosome.rev07_lg8_w22 25.fasta, whole genome shotgun sequence, a genomic segment contains:
- the LOC120269467 gene encoding uncharacterized protein LOC120269467, producing MGNSLRCCLACVLPCGALDVIRIVHINGHVEEFSRHVLASEILEANPNHVLSKPCTQQDDHLVRKIFVVSPESELKRGHIYFLIPSALVPDKKKKKKNRKKSNEVSVIVSTHQDEYLKETVLEKKVRHHRRRSGRVGVWRPHLESISEDL from the coding sequence atggggAATAGTTTAAGGTGTTGTTTAGCTTGTGTTCTTCCTTGTGGAGCACTAGATGTGATCCGCATTGTCCATATCAATGGTCATGTGGAGGAGTTTAGTCGCCATGTCTTAGCAAGTGAGATCTTGGAAGCAAACCCTAATCATGTCTTGAGCAAACCATGCACACAACAAGATGATCATCTTGTTCGAAAGATCTTTGTCGTCTCTCCCGAGTCTGAGCTCAAGCGTGGCCATATTTACTTCTTGATCCCTTCGGCTTTGGTGCcggataagaagaagaagaagaagaacaggaaGAAGAGTAATGAAGTGTCTGTCATAGTATCCACTCATCAAGATGAGTATTTAAAAGAGACAGTGTTGGAGAAGAAGGTGAGACATCACCGGAGAAGGAGTGGAAGGGTTGGTGTTTGGAGACCTCATCTTGAGAGCATTTCAGAGGATCTTTGA